A part of Clostridia bacterium genomic DNA contains:
- a CDS encoding helix-turn-helix transcriptional regulator — MQTAQRILNYIHYLKEKIGFSVSIHFHMAPASCILRIMGAFREHEGAYCVYISQNNNEVHNKCLECQRKAVSKVRKSGAFSGVCHAGVFEYVYPVTINGKTDGILCVSGYAAENKSEYIDKLEKVYGLDRRVTQTTYSTLETNIPSKEDVDVLIYPLLSMIELLSYEDKIKNEPSTPLSEKILEHCRWNFLKKITTEDICNKFFCSRSYVAHMFKKETGKSLPEYINFYRIKTAKHILKTTDAGITEVATLSGFEDRGYFSKCFKKETGLTPREWRKQNKKGM; from the coding sequence ATGCAAACCGCGCAAAGAATTTTGAATTATATACACTATTTAAAAGAAAAGATTGGATTTTCTGTTTCCATTCATTTTCATATGGCACCCGCATCATGTATTCTGAGAATAATGGGTGCTTTTCGCGAACATGAGGGGGCATATTGTGTTTATATCTCTCAAAACAACAATGAAGTGCATAACAAATGTCTGGAATGTCAGCGTAAGGCGGTATCAAAAGTACGGAAATCAGGCGCTTTTTCAGGTGTATGCCACGCGGGTGTGTTTGAGTATGTTTATCCCGTGACCATAAACGGCAAAACAGATGGAATTTTATGTGTAAGCGGTTATGCTGCTGAAAATAAAAGCGAATATATTGATAAACTTGAAAAAGTGTACGGTCTGGACAGACGTGTAACGCAAACAACCTATTCAACCCTTGAAACAAATATTCCGTCGAAAGAAGACGTGGATGTATTGATTTATCCGCTTCTCAGCATGATAGAGCTCTTATCCTACGAAGATAAAATCAAGAACGAGCCGAGCACACCGCTCTCTGAAAAAATTTTAGAACACTGTCGATGGAATTTTCTGAAAAAAATCACCACAGAAGATATTTGTAACAAGTTTTTCTGCAGTCGTTCCTATGTGGCACATATGTTTAAAAAAGAAACGGGAAAAAGCCTGCCCGAATACATTAATTTTTATCGTATAAAGACCGCAAAACACATTTTAAAAACGACGGATGCAGGAATAACAGAGGTGGCAACCCTATCTGGCTTTGAAGACCGTGGCTATTTTTCCAAATGCTTTAAAAAAGAAACAGGACTAACACCCAGAGAATGGCGAAAACAAAATAAAAAGGGAATGTAA
- a CDS encoding S-layer homology domain-containing protein codes for MKKTIAYLVMVCLLLSCIPAYAAEATVTRPSVGSQTFTTDSLPGEIIIPYGEQTGEWRTSSAIKGYNGGKHIYSATAGCSVTYPITGISAGNYELYFWTMPHSKSSSETVLDIQHNGKVSKAAVYSKTNGEELAPGWVSMGVYDFAGKGDEKALQISNSMSDRASAIRLVPTKKDLQAGNQPVEERVEVSKPAPETPATPGKTDGSATSLTPAIHTFTTEKFANEIVTIVTEQVGGWRASNAVKAYSGKSVYSQTSGDYLTYVPKGLTKGNYEVYYWAMPHKNNEAETVIDIYHNGQKSQAAVYTHGDAETYASGWVSIGIYDFAGTEDEKIMQICNGDTVRANAVKFVPTSAAVKPGLTPTSAKDVELNTPTEPVVPETPAGVIDANAQTAPVPAFSVAAKAKGIPTGSVGECVMSENWKSSTAASSPMVRASMTFYVQNSTDADTILYKPQLTTPGKVRISVYGVFYKAGDLTNDVRYDVFSAGKTDEKHIDFSKLSESKWIVLGTYDFSGNADEYVKLICTGATGNVRASTIMFEYLNDAGDAVTSTHFVTPDVDLNKVKEEKLATLAPLNKFTDMVSHWAHYDVEYMANEGLISGVGEGLFDPEAQITRAEYVTILDRALGYELITGESYADVPASEWYATYVATAKANGLLNGLPTDVGFKPEQPITREEMALFTYNAIKQIGKNDEWLSDMADGWASFTDTDSVSPWAKEALQYLIKTGIIKGTSETTVSALENATRAQGAVILKRFMQMFVWAGPPTDEEWVLTFNDEFNGDSVDWSVWISQASTASNGISRWPENVIVKDGAVHLEIQQRDDIPRGWTSGNIWVRPEVFRQSYGYWEARYKITDIPLANNSFWTHSGLVKLPEVTDDTLKYEQDINEGKYPNIVDVTYHHYKNGHEKDHVRYEAQYDLSADYHVYAMEWDKDEMIFYFDGKEVMRCPTLDHVPVYPLLSSAIMVNCGEMRNYPADGKAQIVDYVRIWQRPADAENPQITMFGEVVEGLGPAEAYPTKTAEQ; via the coding sequence ATGAAAAAAACAATTGCGTACCTGGTTATGGTTTGCTTGTTACTTTCCTGCATTCCCGCTTATGCGGCGGAAGCCACTGTAACCAGACCATCTGTAGGGTCACAGACCTTCACCACCGATTCTCTTCCCGGAGAAATTATCATTCCTTACGGTGAACAAACCGGCGAATGGAGAACATCGAGTGCAATCAAAGGCTACAACGGCGGTAAGCACATTTACAGTGCAACAGCAGGTTGCTCGGTAACTTACCCCATTACAGGTATTTCTGCCGGCAACTACGAGCTGTATTTCTGGACTATGCCTCACTCCAAAAGCTCTTCCGAAACCGTTTTAGATATTCAACACAACGGAAAAGTTTCTAAAGCGGCTGTTTACAGCAAAACAAACGGTGAAGAATTAGCACCCGGTTGGGTTTCCATGGGTGTTTACGATTTTGCAGGCAAAGGCGATGAAAAAGCATTACAGATTTCCAACAGCATGTCCGACCGCGCTTCTGCCATTCGTTTAGTTCCCACTAAAAAGGATTTACAGGCAGGCAACCAGCCTGTTGAAGAACGTGTAGAGGTATCCAAGCCCGCTCCCGAAACACCGGCAACACCCGGCAAGACAGATGGGTCTGCCACTTCTCTTACCCCTGCAATTCACACTTTTACTACCGAAAAATTTGCAAATGAAATTGTAACGATTGTAACTGAGCAGGTAGGTGGCTGGAGAGCATCTAATGCCGTTAAGGCTTACTCCGGCAAATCCGTATACTCCCAGACATCCGGTGACTATTTAACGTATGTGCCCAAAGGTTTAACGAAGGGCAATTATGAAGTATACTACTGGGCTATGCCTCACAAAAACAATGAGGCGGAAACTGTAATTGATATTTATCATAATGGACAGAAATCTCAAGCTGCGGTTTACACCCATGGTGACGCAGAAACCTATGCCTCCGGCTGGGTATCCATTGGTATTTACGATTTTGCAGGCACAGAGGACGAAAAGATTATGCAGATTTGCAACGGCGATACCGTTCGTGCAAATGCAGTTAAATTTGTTCCCACCTCTGCTGCTGTAAAACCGGGTCTTACCCCCACAAGTGCAAAGGATGTGGAGCTTAACACCCCCACCGAACCTGTTGTTCCCGAAACGCCTGCAGGCGTGATTGATGCAAATGCACAAACCGCACCCGTTCCTGCTTTTTCAGTTGCTGCTAAGGCAAAAGGCATCCCTACGGGTTCTGTTGGTGAATGCGTAATGAGCGAAAATTGGAAATCCTCTACTGCAGCTTCCTCACCCATGGTTCGTGCATCTATGACTTTTTATGTACAAAACAGCACAGATGCGGACACTATTTTGTACAAGCCGCAGTTAACCACCCCCGGAAAAGTACGTATTTCGGTATACGGTGTATTTTATAAAGCGGGCGATTTGACAAATGATGTGCGTTATGATGTGTTCTCCGCAGGCAAAACCGATGAAAAACACATTGACTTTTCAAAACTTTCCGAAAGCAAATGGATTGTTTTAGGCACCTATGATTTTTCGGGCAACGCGGATGAATATGTAAAGCTGATCTGCACCGGTGCAACCGGAAACGTGCGAGCATCTACCATAATGTTTGAGTACTTAAACGATGCAGGCGATGCAGTAACTTCCACACACTTTGTGACCCCTGATGTGGACTTAAACAAAGTTAAAGAAGAAAAGCTTGCTACCCTCGCCCCCTTGAACAAATTTACTGACATGGTAAGCCATTGGGCACACTATGATGTGGAATACATGGCAAACGAAGGTTTAATATCGGGCGTTGGCGAAGGCTTATTTGATCCCGAAGCGCAGATCACAAGAGCTGAATATGTAACCATTTTGGACAGAGCACTCGGCTACGAACTGATTACCGGTGAATCTTACGCAGATGTTCCTGCTTCCGAATGGTATGCAACCTATGTGGCAACCGCAAAAGCAAACGGATTGTTAAACGGCTTGCCCACAGACGTTGGCTTTAAACCCGAACAACCTATTACCCGTGAGGAAATGGCACTCTTTACTTACAATGCCATCAAGCAGATTGGTAAAAACGACGAATGGCTTTCCGATATGGCTGATGGCTGGGCAAGCTTTACCGACACCGATTCCGTTTCCCCCTGGGCAAAAGAAGCTTTGCAGTACTTAATCAAGACCGGCATCATCAAGGGTACCTCCGAAACCACCGTTTCTGCTCTGGAAAACGCAACAAGAGCACAGGGTGCGGTTATCTTGAAGAGATTTATGCAGATGTTTGTATGGGCAGGACCGCCGACAGACGAAGAATGGGTTTTAACCTTTAACGACGAATTTAACGGTGATTCTGTTGACTGGTCTGTATGGATATCGCAGGCAAGCACTGCCTCTAACGGCATTTCCAGATGGCCCGAAAATGTAATTGTAAAAGACGGTGCGGTACACCTTGAAATACAGCAGCGCGATGATATTCCAAGAGGCTGGACTTCCGGTAATATCTGGGTACGTCCCGAAGTATTCCGTCAGAGCTACGGTTACTGGGAAGCAAGATATAAAATTACTGATATCCCCCTTGCAAACAACTCCTTCTGGACCCACTCCGGTCTGGTAAAATTACCTGAAGTAACTGATGATACTTTAAAATACGAGCAGGACATCAACGAAGGTAAATATCCGAATATCGTAGATGTAACCTATCATCACTACAAGAATGGTCACGAAAAAGACCACGTTCGCTACGAAGCACAGTATGACCTTTCGGCAGACTATCATGTATATGCTATGGAATGGGATAAAGACGAAATGATTTTCTATTTTGACGGCAAAGAAGTTATGCGTTGCCCCACTTTAGACCATGTTCCCGTTTATCCGCTTTTATCCTCTGCTATCATGGTAAATTGCGGTGAAATGCGCAACTATCCGGCAGACGGTAAAGCACAGATTGTAGACTATGTTCGCATCTGGCAAAGACCTGCCGATGCAGAAAATCCGCAAATCACCATGTTTGGTGAGGTTGTGGAAGGCTTAGGACCTGCAGAGGCTTACCCGACAAAAACTGCTGAACAATAA